Genomic segment of Salvia hispanica cultivar TCC Black 2014 chromosome 2, UniMelb_Shisp_WGS_1.0, whole genome shotgun sequence:
GTGTTActttatgatatttaatatatggcgaattattaatttcaaatagcTAATAAGCGTGTCTgcttgaaaaaaattgaattaggtTGATCAGATAAGTTTCACTTCCACGAACTTTCGATCGAGAGGTCAAAGCAGTCTAAAATggaattaatattcaaaacaatCAGTATAAATAGAGCTAAATGTATTCCTCTCAAACatcacaaacacaaacaccaaCAAAACTCATCTCAATATATCATCAACCATGAAAACTCCTTCTGTCTCATCTTTTCTTGAATGTTTCTCTCAAGAATGTGAGAACCACTCTTCAATTACCAATGTTATCTACACTCCTTCAAACCCTTCTTACACTTCCGTCCTTGAATCCACCATCCGAAACACAAGATTCATATCCGAATCCACTCCAAAACCTCAAGTCATCATAACCCCAGAACACGAATCCCAGATCCCGCCTATCATACGTTGTGCCAAAAAAACCGGTCTAGAAATCCGAACCCGTAGCGGAGGCCATGACATGGAGGGGCTCTCGTACGTGTCACAAGTCCCTTTCGTGATCATTGACTTGGTCAACTTCACCGAAGTCACGGTCAACGTTGAGGAGAAAACTGCCTGGATCGAAGCAGGCACAACCACCGGTGTCGTATACTACAGGATCGCGGAAAAGAGCTCCACTCTCGGATTCCCTGGGGCCATTTGCACAACCGTCGGCGTCGGCGGGCACTACAGTGGAGGAGGCTACGGCACACTGCTGAGGAAATACGGCCTTGCAGGAGATAACGTAATCGACGCCAGAATTGTCGACGTGAAAGGAAACATTCTCGACAGGGAATCAATGGGCGAGGATCTGTTCTGGGCCATCAGAGGCGGCGGAGCTGCCAGTTTCGGCGTGGTCACTGCCTGGAAGGTACAACTGGTGGATGTTCCAGAAACAGTCACTGTTTTCTCCATCAACAGAAATGTGGAAGAACAGAACGGCGCTGAACTGTGGCACCGCTGGCAATACGTGGCGCCTCAGGCCGACAAAGATCTGTTTGTCGGAGTCATCGTGTTCAGGGTGGACACGACCGTCCAAGTTAACTTCTTCTCAGCTTTCCAGGGCGGCGCCGACAGATTAGTTTCATACATGCAAGAAATCTTCCCCGAGTTAGGGCTAGTGAGAGAAGACTGCACGGAAATGAGCTGGGTCCAATCCACCTTATTTAGCAACCAAATGCCGGTCGATCCACTAGATGCTCTGCTCAACCGGATTCAGCCCGGTCTCAGACAGCTCAAAGCCAAGTCCGATTATGTCAGGGAACCGGTTCCTTTGAACGCGATCGAAGGGATGGTGAGCATGCTACGTGAGCCCGAAGCGGACGAGACTATTTACTACATGGTGCCATATGGTGGGAAAATGGATGAAATATCGGAATCTGAGACTCCATTTCCTCACAGAGCTGGTGCACTCTACAAGCTTGCCGGCCTGACTTACTGGCAAGACTCGGAGGCTGCGGATGCGGACCGTTACATAAGCTGGAGCCGTAAGTATTATGAGTACATGACTCCGTATGTGTCAAGCTCGCCCAGGGAAGCGTATTACAACTACAGAGATCTCGACATTGGAGTCAACAACGTTGTTGGGGAGACGAGTTACGAACAGGCTAGCATTTGGGGGAAGCCGTATTACAAGGATAATTTCGAGCGCCTTGTTAAGGTGAAAACCGCGGTCGATCCGGACAATTTCTTCAGGAATGAACAGAGCATCCCACCGTTGCCGTCTGCAGCCGCGGATGTTTGAGTATGATTTATgaagatttaaatattttattcacattGTTTCTATTCATTTTGTTATGAATAAGGCTCATTATTGAACCATGTATTTGTACGAGTGACATTTCTATAATAtttgtattgaaatttttttccgTTATTTGAttctatttgttttaatttatctacAGCTTCAAAAGGTAGTCtcttttgtcaatttttttcccctaaTTAAtctactttttattatttaaaataattcgCCACACTTTAcgctaaaaaaataataggtGTCTCCTTGAGCAACttttttgacttttcaaaGCAAATTAATCTTGATATTTCGAACCTAAAAGTGGCAAATGCGaaaatttgttttcctttactaaaaatgggataggatctagtggattttatagaagaattatttatttagttaattaaaaagGAGTATTATCCGTACGGAAGAGACTTCCAAGAAAATTATGTAGATCCTAGATACTAAGTTCCTAACAAATGTTCGAGAAAAAATGCATGTACAATTTCTACAATATTTTGTTTGGGAAAAACTCTATTATGAGATATACTACAATTGTTTGAGGTCTTCTGacgtgaaaaaaaaatacaattgtTTGAGGTCTTCTGacgtgaaaaaaaaaatacaattgtTTGAGGAAATATCCAAATCATTTAGGAGGAGTGGTTGTATGTGAACATCTTTTAAGAGAAAGGTAATTGCGTATATATACAAGACTGGTATTAGATTTTCgccctaaattaaaattggaatttagataggagtatcatttttttcactacGAATCACAATGTCAAATTGAGTAAAACTGAAGTATCCATCTGATTAATCGTTAATACCtataattaatcatgatgAGTGATGGAAAACAAGGGAGTTGGATCCTTGACCAAGttagtgatattttattctaatggATCATTCgatattaattatgtttttgaaGAATCTAAGGTACTAATCATACTACCAACTACGAATATacggagtaataattaaattagggtaggattgtctcattaaaaaatactccctccgtcccatagtaatagagtcattttgtcattttagtacgttACATAGTAATAGactcatttatctttttagtaaaagtcaacacatttttccacacctactttactctctcttactttttttctctcttcatctctctacctttttcattttccactttattctctctttacttaactcacctaatacaatttttcttaattttcgtgccgaaaagaaatgcctccgATACaatgaaacggagggagtacttatcaATAGGAATTAAACTGAAAGCTAAAGAATAACCAAAAATGATTATGATCACtctaaaaatataagaaaataaatttgatgaataaataCATCAAGctaatgaataataaaaatgattatgatcactctaaaaaaataagaaaataaatttgatgaatCAATACATCTTTAAAATCCTTATATAAGTACTTTCCTCTCAAacacaaacataaattaatcTTTTCAATTTCACAAATCATGAAAACTACTTCActctttattgttttaatcTTGTCAAGCTCATGGGCAGCTTCTGCCGATGAACAAGACCATTTCCTTCATTGTCTCTCTCAAACGTGCCATAACTACTCCTCCATTTCCAACGTTGTCTACACCCCTTCAAACTCTTCCTACACTTCCATCCTCGAATCCTCCATCCGAAACACAAGATTCTTATCCGAATCCACTCCGAAACCGCAAGTGATCATAACTCCGGACCACGAGACGCAGATCCCGCCTGTCATACTCTGTGCCAAGCAGAGCGGTCTGGAGATCAGAACGCGAAGCGGCGGCCATGACATGGAGGGACTGTCTTACGTCTCACAAGTCCCGTTCGCGATCGTTGACTTGGTCAACCTCAGCCAAGTCACGGTCGACGTGGACGAGAAAACGGCCTGGATCGGAGCAGGCGCATCCACCGGTGTCGTATACTACAGGATCGCAGAAAAGAGCCCCACTCTGGCTTTTCCCGGGTCTATCTGCACCTGGGTCGGTGTCGGTGGGCACTACAGCAGAGGAGGCTACGGCGCATTGCTGAGAAAATACGGCCTCGCTGCGGACAACGTCATCGACATGAGAATAGTCAACGTCAATGGAAATATCCTGGACAGGGAATCAATGGGCGAGGATCTGTTCTGGGCGATCAGGGGCGGCGGAGGCGCCAGCTTTGGCGTGATCACTGCCTGGAAGGTGCAGTTGGTGGATGTTCCAGAAACAGTCACTGTTTTCTCAATCACGAGAAGCGTGGAAGAGCAGAACGGCGCAGAACTGTGGCAGCGCTGGCAATATGTGGCGCCTCAGGCAGACAAAGATTTGTTTGTCGGGGTCATTGTTTTCAGAGTGAACACGACCGTCCTGGTAAACTTCTTCTCAGTTTACCAGGGCGGCGCGGACATATTAGTTTCATATATGCAAGAAATCTTCCCCGAGTTAGGGCTAGTGAGAGAAGACTGCACGGAAATGAGCTGGATCCAATCCACCTTATTTAGCAACCAAATGCCGATAGATCAACTAGATGCTGTGCTCAACCGGACTCAGCCCGGTCTCAGACAGCTCAAAGCCAAGTCGGATTATGTCCAGACGCCCCTTCCGTTGAACGTGATCGAGGATATGGTGAGTATGCTACGTGAACCGGAAGCAGACGAGACTAACTATTACATGGTTCCATATGGTGGAATCATGGAGGAGATATCAGAGTTTGAGACTCCGTTTCCTCACAGAGCAGGTGCGCTTTACCAACTTGCCGGCTTGACTTACTGGCAAGACTCTGAGGCGGCGGATACGGACCGTTACTGAAGGTATTACGAATACATGACTCCGTATGTGTCAAGCTCGCCCAGGGAAGCATATTTCAACTACAGAGATCTTGACCTCGGAGTCAATAACGTTATTGGTGACACGAGTTATGAACAAGCTAGTATTTGGGGGAAGCCGTATTACAAGGACAATTTCGATCGTCTTGTTCGAGTGAAGACTGTGGTTGATCCGGGGAATTTCTTCAAGAATGAACAGAGCATTCCGCCTTTGTCGTCTGTCTCGGATATTTAAGTATggattaattagttttatttagaTACAGTATGTTCTTCATTCCCAACATGCTGTATTTAGTAGCGGATAAGGGGTTGTTATAATgtctatttttcataattttcttgattgtCCTTAAATAATTACTCTCTACATCATCTCATGTTAGttgcacttttcattttcgaAGCTTTCCAAActatttgcattatttttattttaaataaaaagtaggaaatttaattaagatattagAGTTATTTTAAGtgtaggagtactactttattaagtgttttcttttgaaatGCTAATTTTATTACACTAATTACTTAATGCTTAAATTTACGCAGtaaagatgaaaatgtgagtagcatgggacagagggagtgcTTAATTTCTGGAAGCTTAAGATTatacatgaaaatattatttttattaaataaactatCATTGTGCTAATTTTATTACACTAATTATTTATGCTTAAATTTACGCTGTAAAGATGAAAAGTTCGAGTATgaagggacggagggagtacttaatttcTGGAAGCTTGagattatatatgaaaatattatttttaataaaactaaCTATCACTGTTTTATCTTTTAACTATTGTATTGCAACggaaatttacaaattaaaattggatGTACTTGCGCCTAAGACAGACCGTTGTGTGTCTACTGTCTATATTAGGGGCGGCTCCTCTGTCAATCAATtgttacttttattaattgtgttaGATTTAATTGTATCAATCTTAATTTGACGTAATTTAGACTGTTGATCATTCTaatctaataaattttaatttaaccttagtttttaactttttattcgAGAATTcgtcttattttttatatcagGTCTGTCAATTGTTATTAATTGTGTTGGATTTAATTGTATCGACGATCTAAACCTATGATAGGATCGAGGTGTGATCGATTGCTaattttcttaagttgctaactaaTCAACgcaatgcattaaaaatatcaacatataattttgttgacatttcaatataccgtgttgacattttaatgtcatcgtgCTGATATTTTTCATTCACTACATTGACAAGTTATTAGAGTTAACAACTTAAAAAGTTAGCAACGTAAACATGATCTTTTAGTTTAATCTTAGTTTTCGTATGAGAATGCGTCTTATTTTGATCCATAccctaaataaattaaatgtattagCTATAATACAAAGAAAATGTTTATGAAATATGGTGTGCATTAACTCCAACTCGAGCTGTCACACGTGAGTCTTGCCGTCGGCGGCACAACACCCGTCTCGCTGGCGGCCCGTCACTTAATGATGGGATTCCGATAAAGATGGTCTACCTATAACAACCGCCTATTTGTATTCATATTATACTATCATCTTCTATATCTAATGTGAATCATAGGGGCTAGCTCGACGAAttgtgaaaaaagaaaaaaagaaatataaatttcctacattttgaagttttgagattaattataagtaaagattttaattatttgtttaatttaaaccTTAGAGTTGAATAACAATTTAGTtgaattgttattttgttcAGTTTTTAAATGCTGTCACCTATTATATGAAAGCagattttccatttttctgttttcagtTATTTTTGAATCTTCTTGCCGTTATACAATCATTTCGAAACTAGTCAGTACTTTTGGTAGTAATCTCAAcgttatttatttgaaaacaattACCTTCATTTAGATGATCactgaaaaaaatttaatttttaaggataaaaaattaagacgCACTTACTTTCGatgagaaatatttaaaaataacaacaatttagaacagaaaaaatgttttctaaatttagaagaacaaattaaattaatcttttgCCTTTTTAGGGCgcttttatttgtgttctctaattttaattaggaCAATAACAATAAGGGTATTTTTGAAACGTTGATAGTATATttgaaaacaaacaaaaattagtgtccttttaattaaaaatattttccatggttttttttttttttaaatcgtaGTGTGGATCCATTAGTATTCTATTCAATTAATGGtagtatcatattttaaatagacAAACAATTCCATTTTCCCATTCAACTAATGTACATTTGGAATTATGGTATAGTAAAATACAGACATTAAATGTATTCGTTTTTTCTTCAGAAACTATAGTCAAAGTTGAAATAGGCACGCCGTTGgaatattgaattttaatatcatgTGGCACACATGAGGTTAAGAATGACTTTTCCAGAAATTTGTGCATATAAATAGGACACATCATTCCATGAAGTATACAACAAACTCATCTACTTCAAATCATCAATCATGAAAACTCCTTCCATCTCATCCCTCACATTCATTCTTCTTCTAATCATCTCATGCTCTTGGGCAGCTTCCGCCGATGATCATGACGATTTTCTCGAATGCCTGACCGAGCAATTCCGCAACTACTCCTCCATTTCGAACGATGTTTACACCCCAATCAACTCATCTTACACTTCCGTCCTTCAATTCTCCATCCGAAACCTAAGGTTCGTGTCAGGTTCCACTCCTAAACCGCAGGTGATCATAACCCCAGAGCACGAATCCCAGATCCCGCCTATCATATACTGTGCTGAAGAAAATGACATGGAAATCAGAACTCGAAGTGGTGGCCATGACCTAGAGGGACTATCTTACGTGTCACGAGTCCCATTCGTGATCATAGATTTGATCAATCTCAGTGAAATCACAGTGGATGCTCAGGAAAAAACTGCTTGGGTCGAAGCAGGCGCGACCATTGGTTCTTTATAC
This window contains:
- the LOC125206903 gene encoding tetrahydrocannabinolic acid synthase-like — its product is MKTPSVSSFLECFSQECENHSSITNVIYTPSNPSYTSVLESTIRNTRFISESTPKPQVIITPEHESQIPPIIRCAKKTGLEIRTRSGGHDMEGLSYVSQVPFVIIDLVNFTEVTVNVEEKTAWIEAGTTTGVVYYRIAEKSSTLGFPGAICTTVGVGGHYSGGGYGTLLRKYGLAGDNVIDARIVDVKGNILDRESMGEDLFWAIRGGGAASFGVVTAWKVQLVDVPETVTVFSINRNVEEQNGAELWHRWQYVAPQADKDLFVGVIVFRVDTTVQVNFFSAFQGGADRLVSYMQEIFPELGLVREDCTEMSWVQSTLFSNQMPVDPLDALLNRIQPGLRQLKAKSDYVREPVPLNAIEGMVSMLREPEADETIYYMVPYGGKMDEISESETPFPHRAGALYKLAGLTYWQDSEAADADRYISWSRKYYEYMTPYVSSSPREAYYNYRDLDIGVNNVVGETSYEQASIWGKPYYKDNFERLVKVKTAVDPDNFFRNEQSIPPLPSAAADV
- the LOC125206904 gene encoding berberine bridge enzyme-like 18; this translates as MKTTSLFIVLILSSSWAASADEQDHFLHCLSQTCHNYSSISNVVYTPSNSSYTSILESSIRNTRFLSESTPKPQVIITPDHETQIPPVILCAKQSGLEIRTRSGGHDMEGLSYVSQVPFAIVDLVNLSQVTVDVDEKTAWIGAGASTGVVYYRIAEKSPTLAFPGSICTWVGVGGHYSRGGYGALLRKYGLAADNVIDMRIVNVNGNILDRESMGEDLFWAIRGGGGASFGVITAWKVQLVDVPETVTVFSITRSVEEQNGAELWQRWQYVAPQADKDLFVGVIVFRVNTTVLVNFFSVYQGGADILVSYMQEIFPELGLVREDCTEMSWIQSTLFSNQMPIDQLDAVLNRTQPGLRQLKAKSDYVQTPLPLNVIEDMVSMLREPEADETNYYMVPYGGIMEEISEFETPFPHRAGALYQLAGLTYWQDSEAADTDRY